A single region of the Rhizobium sp. NLR16a genome encodes:
- a CDS encoding low affinity iron permease family protein: MRWRFREISDLAVSWAGHHVLPAALVAFTATWTAVGLSFSFPRQWFLLTNMVGTLITFFILLLVQHSQNRDMKALHTKLDELIRSSEAGNHWIAAEKKDVDAIEGMRQQHRDQISARRT; the protein is encoded by the coding sequence ATGCGCTGGCGCTTTCGAGAGATTTCCGACCTCGCCGTATCATGGGCAGGGCATCATGTGCTTCCTGCCGCGCTGGTCGCGTTCACAGCCACATGGACCGCGGTGGGTTTGAGCTTTTCCTTCCCCCGACAGTGGTTCTTGCTGACCAACATGGTGGGGACACTCATTACATTCTTCATTTTGCTGCTGGTGCAGCACTCCCAAAATCGGGACATGAAGGCGCTGCATACCAAGCTTGACGAACTGATTCGATCGAGTGAGGCAGGAAACCATTGGATTGCGGCGGAGAAGAAAGATGTCGACGCCATTGAAGGCATGCGGCAGCAGCATCGAGACCAGATTTCGGCGAGGCGAACCTGA
- a CDS encoding low affinity iron permease family protein translates to MSNKSNFFSSFATAVAELSGRPFTFVAALTLVLVWAVSGPYFDYSETWQLVINTTTTIITFLMVFVLQNSQNRDGKALQAKLDELILTSQAANKFVGIEKLDEGELREMSKTLSEKAESMEEKAEEKSGAEATSD, encoded by the coding sequence ATGTCGAACAAATCCAACTTCTTCTCTTCCTTCGCAACCGCCGTCGCCGAGCTGTCGGGAAGGCCGTTCACCTTTGTCGCGGCACTGACGCTCGTCCTCGTCTGGGCAGTGTCCGGGCCGTATTTCGATTATTCCGAAACGTGGCAGCTTGTGATCAACACGACGACCACCATCATCACCTTTCTGATGGTGTTTGTGTTGCAGAACAGCCAGAACCGTGACGGAAAGGCTCTGCAGGCCAAGCTCGACGAGCTCATTTTGACCAGCCAGGCCGCCAACAAGTTCGTCGGCATCGAAAAGCTGGACGAGGGCGAGCTCAGGGAAATGAGCAAGACGCTTTCAGAAAAAGCTGAAAGCATGGAGGAGAAGGCGGAGGAGAAATCTGGCGCAGAGGCAACGTCTGACTAA